One stretch of Punica granatum isolate Tunisia-2019 chromosome 5, ASM765513v2, whole genome shotgun sequence DNA includes these proteins:
- the LOC116208744 gene encoding F-box protein At5g07610-like, whose product MPQADRLSDNLIFEILTRVPLETVGRCRAVSQQWNRITYEPSFMDLHPPRTRTIAGYFVQGSVYCNYWSGFVPVAGEPLDISLGFLPQPVRIEACDRGILLCRKRRSDSAPYVPQYYVCKPSTKEWVRIPNPKTKYPTVITSMVVVRSKPKYLHYKILRISKHQAQSYDWELLRCEIFDSKDWTWKRLADMNILDEYVFSSYQNPVVVGGRAFWLTMKGYLFMFDMFKETWRILPEPIAGVNKEYNRHARLLNHEGKLALLLTGMDSFFELYVMEDLRGPLWGKRNSVCLEEMGRPLALYSANVALTQGFFKVSLCRSWPGQTANVFMTKCVRVEQVFPFFSDSEPSNFAAPTKHFHEITTRHHNALGGSSVKTSRGRRIGMPYKMILISAFFLILAVCFRNR is encoded by the coding sequence ATGCCGCAAGCTGATCGATTGAGCGACAACCTCATCTTCGAGATCTTGACTCGCGTGCCGCTGGAGACTGTGGGGAGGTGTAGAGCGGTAAGTCAACAATGGAACAGAATCACGTACGAGCCAAGCTTCATGGATCTCCATCCCCCTAGAACCCGGACTATCGCCGGTTACTTTGTCCAGGGCTCGGTTTATTGCAACTACTGGTCGGGGTTCGTGCCAGTAGCCGGGGAACCACTTGACATCTCCCTCGGTTTCTTGCCCCAGCCCGTGAGGATCGAGGCATGTGATCGTGGGATACTGCTCTGCAGGAAGAGACGGAGCGACAGTGCACCTTACGTCCCGCAGTACTATGTGTGTAAGCCGAGTACTAAGGAATGGGTGAGGATACCGAACCCGAAGACCAAGTACCCCACGGTAATAACCTCCATGGTGGTGGTCAGATCGAAACCCAAATATCTCCACTACAAAATACTTCGAATCTCGAAGCACCAGGCGCAGTCTTATGATTGGGAGCTGCTCCGGTGTGAGATTTTTGACTCGAAGGACTGGACCTGGAAGCGACTCGCAGACATGAATATTCTGGACGAGTATGTGTTTAGTTCTTATCAGAATCCAGTCGTGGTTGGAGGAAGAGCTTTCTGGCTCACAATGAAGGGATACTTGTTCATGTTCGATATGTTCAAGGAGACCTGGCGTATCTTACCGGAGCCGATTGCGGGTGTAAATAAGGAGTATAACCGGCATGCACGACTCTTGAACCATGAAGGGAAGCTCGCCCTGCTATTAACGGGTATGGACAGCTTCTTCGAACTCTATGTCATGGAGGATCTCCGTGGCCCACTCTGGGGGAAAAGAAACAGTGTCTGTTTGGAAGAGATGGGCCGCCCACTGGCACTTTACAGTGCTAATGTTGCTCTGACGCAAGGGTTTTTCAAGGTCTCACTTTGCAGATCCTGGCCTGGCCAAACTGCCAATGTGTTCATGACGAAGTGCGTGAGGGTCGAACAAGTTTTTCCGTTCTTTTCGGACTCAGAGCCGAGCAATTTCGCGGCTCCCACCAAGCATTTCCACGAAATCACCACGCGACATCATAATGCTTTGGGAGGCAGTTCTGTGAAAACATCTCGGGGGAGGCGGATCGGGATGCCATACAAAATGATTCTGATATCTGCATTTTTTCTAATACTAGCAGTTTGTTTTCGTAATAGATGA
- the LOC116208743 gene encoding uncharacterized protein At4g18490, whose translation MTRQMAEPEKESSSVQSKSKKGLLDEEIGKEFLSSWKSMSVTEDDGMDFSFETIGKGKKNAFNFDKLDMDFNLDGDFSKLSTFKVDMPDIDFSCLPEETAKPKEGNAEESSVRNGERKKETFSFSFGFNGMDNFDFDSGFTKGVKTPKKDLMTKEVASVKLNDQGTNIHLSGDFAVYDDDGKKLPAMMSMEASQEVGIGAKHTSLRTNSLGSATFRVKALQNEERACLDTQMGGSPEESDQQGDLLEKSVQTRLYVQNEDTMTQKSGSVVPKEACSLVKVPDSHTGNDQNICDNMVNEDVPYPGNLQSMDPCASDSAKSVNDAKRNLLDIGTYSDCMGSSEHDQGQLDIEDAATSNVSKKTLGDTKFEKQDENLVKKLDLATVNREAAANKMMPTNNKESGRVCSKFFKRLRDTGNSDAEPRLIQLGSKKVGGINTNSADEMREGSCKDTWLETKLDNNVAGISRIGSSRNKSGSSSNSSSSTETSKTPGSQACVDPERTGLSTEAPGSTRIMSLDRKKLHSINATTTRNLSSLSIKRAPGSAVEQPASRPLAGATSTKAPEEVTQSQRNSGKLIPLPGGNPEKEKQLTLTSSLKRKTYETASTNTMSCSPLKRLSESPVQSRSCKEASPKLVVSGQMKEVSVFFENKGDVKSRNSLDDSSPQVEISRVKNMVDYEFTALVENDGNVEEAEAYTKELEDLCNMLKKKQDEAKELLVRAIVNNNHLLMLNHPIFEEKIRSVQKFASELMATQTGNRDH comes from the exons ATGACCAGGCAG ATGGCAGAACCAGAGAAGGAAAGTTCCTCTGTTCAGTCAAAATCGAAGAAAGGACTGCTAG ACGAAGAAATTGGAAAGGAATTTCTCAGCTCCTGGAAGTCCATGTCTGTCACTGAAGATGATGGGATGGACTTTAGCTTTGAGACTATCGGAAAGGGCAAAAAGAATGCATTTAACTTCGATAAACT GGACATGGATTTTAATCTGGATGGTGATTTTAGCAAGTTATCCACATTCAAAGTTGACATGCCAGATATTGATTTCTCTTGCTTACCCGAGGAAACTGCAAAACCCAAGGAGGGCAATGCAGAAGAATCCTCTGTCAGAAATGgtgaaaggaaaaaggaaaccTTTTCCTTCTCCTTTGGTTTTAACGG GATGGATAACTTTGACTTTGACTCTGGCTTTACAAAAGGAGTAAAGACTCCCAAAAAAGATTTGATGACCAAAGAAGTTGCTTCGGTTAAACTAAATGATCAAGGCACTAACATCCACCTAAGTGGAGATTTCGCTgtttatgatgatgatggaaaAAAGCTTCCAGCTATGATGAGCATGGAAGCTTCACAAGAGGTTGGTATTGGCGCTAAACATACTTCATTGAGAACCAACTCCTTGGGATCTGCAACCTTTCGAGTTAAAGCTCTACAAAATGAAGAAAGAGCTTGTTTAGATACGCAAATGGGTGGCTCTCCTGAGGAATCTGATCAACAAGGTGACTTATTGGAGAAAAGTGTGCAGACAAGATTGTATGTACAAAATGAAGATACAATGACCCAGAAGAGTGGTTCGGTGGTTCCAAAAGAAGCCTGTTCTCTCGTTAAAGTACCAGACAGCCATACTGGGAATGACCAAAATATCTGTGATAACATGGTAAATGAGGATGTACCATATCCTGGAAACTTGCAGTCAATGGACCCATGTGCATCAGATTCTGCTAAATCGGTGAATGATGCTAAGAGGAACCTGCTCGATATTGGTACCTACAGTGATTGTATGGGTAGTAGTGAACATGACCAAGGTCAATTAGATATTGAAGACGCAGCCACGTCGAATGTTTCGAAGAAAACACTGGGTGATACCAAATTTGAGAAACAGGATGAAAACTTGgtgaaaaagcttgatttggCTACAGTAAATAG GGAGGCTGCAGCAAATAAAATGATGCCAACCAATAATAAGGAGTCTGGGCGTGTATGCTCAAAGTTTTTCAAGAGACTAAGAGATACTGGAAATTCAGATGCGGAACCAAGACTTATCCAGCTAGGAAGCAAAAAAGTTGGTGGCATAAATACAAATTCAGCTGATGAAATGAG AGAAGGCTCATGTAAAGATACATGGCTAGAAACCAAACTGGACAATAATGTGGCTGGGATTTCAAGGATTGGCAGCAGCAGAAATAAATCTGG CAGCTCGTCGAATAGCTCAAGCTCAACAGAGACATCAAAGACACCGGGTAGTCAAGCTTGTGTGGATCCTGAACGTACTGGTTTAAGCACTGAAGCTCCTGGAAGCACCAGGATCATGAGTCTAGACAGAAAAAAACTTCACTCAATAAATGCTACGACAACACGCAACCTTTCTAGCTTGAGCATTAAGAG GGCCCCTGGAAGTGCTGTAGAACAGCCGGCTTCAAGACCACTAGCTGGagccacttcaacaaaagcCCCTGAAGAAGTTACACAGTCACAAAGAAATTCTGGAAAACTAATACCACTGCCTGGTGGTAATCcagaaaaagagaaacaactgACACTTACATCATCTCTGAAGAGGAAAACATATGAG ACAGCGAGCACCAATACGATGTCTTGTAGCCCTCTCAAGCGGCTCTCTGAGTCACCTGTTCAAAGCCG AAGTTGCAAAGAGGCATCGCCAAAATTAGTTGTCAGCGGACAAATGAAAGAAGTATCT GTTTTCTTTGAGAACAAGGGAGATGTTAAGAGCAGGAATTCATTAGATGACTCTTCACCTCAAGTGGAGATCTCAAGAGTGAAGAACATGGTAGACTACGAATTTACAGCATTAGTGGAAAATGATGGGAATGTTGAAGAGGCTGAGGCGTATACAAAGGAGCTCGAGGAT TTATGCAACATGCTTAAAAAGAAGCAGGATGAAGCCAAAGAACTTCTGGTTCGGGCAATTGTGAATAATAACCACCTACTGATGCTTAATCATCCtatatttgaagaaaaa ATTCGCAGTGTTCAGAAATTCGCATCCGAACTCATGGCCACACAGACCGGCAA CCGTGATCACTGA
- the LOC116207101 gene encoding putative F-box protein At3g49980 — protein MLQQADDGFCDDIIFEILTRVPLDALGMCRVVSRQWNRITNEPSFRDLHRRRTRTFAGYFLQRLASTSLSEPTFVPAEGETPHDNDMSLSFLPRSQIVSIAACDCGILLCFCTNKSICYVCKPTTKEWVRIPDPETQWHSTAITSMAVVRSSKPNHLHFKILRISKGYFQSDQKKRRCDIFDSRDWAWKQLPDMVIPGDYVFGCDKPVVVGGRAFWLEQHGHVFMFDMYEETWRILPASVPVFEGMSHLRPRLLNYEGKLGLLLLGDDGCMELSVMEDLRDPILWKERNDVCLEGVGCPQELYRVNVPWFYVRKVENMGPEEGAFRFKVGGKKFEQKYVVVGEVFPFYSDYEPSNLRAPRPAKRFSRWIPFCPFMGL, from the coding sequence ATGTTGCAGCAAGCCGATGATGGATTTTGCGACGACATCATATTCGAGATCTTGACTCGAGTGCCGCTGGATGCCCTGGGGATGTGTAGAGTAGTAAGCCGACAATGGAACAGAATCACTAACGAGCCAAGCTTCAGGGATCTTCACCGCCGTCGAACCCGGACGTTTGCCGGTTACTTCCTCCAGCGCTTGGCTTCGACGAGCTTGTCCGAGCCGACATTCGTGCCAGCAGAGGGGGAAACACCTCATGACAATGACATGTCCCTCAGTTTCTTGCCCCGCTCCCAGATCGTGAGTATCGCGGCGTGTGATTGTGGGATACTGCTCTGTTTCTGCACGAATAAAAGTATCTGCTACGTCTGTAAGCCGACTACTAAGGAATGGGTAAGGATACCGGACCCAGAGACCCAGTGGCACTCCACGGCAATAACCTCCATGGCGGTGGTTAGGTCGTCGAAACCCAATCATCTGCACTTCAAAATACTTCGAATCTCGAAGGGCTACTTCCAATCTGATCAGAAGAAGCGTCGGTGCGATATTTTCGACTCAAGGGATTGGGCATGGAAGCAACTACCAGACATGGTTATTCCGGGCGATTACGTGTTTGGTTGCGACAAACCAGTTGTGGTTGGAGGAAGAGCTTTCTGGCTCGAGCAGCACGGGCACGTGTTCATGTTCGATATGTACGAGGAGACCTGGCGTATCCTTCCGGCATCGGTCCCGGTTTTCGAGGGGATGAGTCACTTGCGTCCGCGACTCTTGAACTACGAAGGGAAGCTGGGCCTGCTATTATTGGGCGATGACGGCTGCATGGAACTCTCTGTCATGGAGGATCTCCGTGACCCAATCCTCTGGAAGGAAAGAAACGATGTCTGCTTGGAAGGGGTCGGCTGCCCACAGGAACTTTACAGGGTTAATGTTCCTTGGTTTTATGTTCGTAAGGTAGAAAATATGGGTCCCGAGGAAGGGGCTTTCAGGTTCAAAGTCGGAGGAAAAAAGTTCGAACAGAAGTACGTGGTCGTCGGCGAAGTTTTCCCTTTCTATTCCGATTATGAGCCGAGCAATTTAAGGGCTCCCAGGCCCGCCAAGCGTTTCAGCCGGTGGATACCTTTCTGTCCATTTATGGGATTGTAG
- the LOC116207389 gene encoding LOW QUALITY PROTEIN: F-box protein At5g07610-like (The sequence of the model RefSeq protein was modified relative to this genomic sequence to represent the inferred CDS: inserted 1 base in 1 codon) — MLQQADDRFCDDIIFEILTRVPLETLGMCRAVSRQWNRITNEPSFRDLHRRRTRTFAGYFLQGLTSSIEPTFVPADGETPHDNDMSLXFLPRSQTVSIAACDCGILLCFCTNKSICYVCKPSTKEWVRIPDPETQWHSTAITSMAVVRSSKPNHLHFKILRISKGYFQSDQKKRRCDIFDSRDWAWKQLPDMVIPCDYVFGCDKPVVVGGRAFWLEQHGHVFMFDMYEETWRILPASVPVFESWYRPRLLNYQGKLGLLLMGNGVCMELSVMEDLRDPILWKERNNVCLEGVGCPEELYSANVRWAYVGWGEEAFRFKVGGSQPHGAGKRFEEEKYAIVDHVFPFYSDYEPSNLRAPSRYSRWISFCPFMGL; from the exons ATGTTGCAGCAAGCTGATGATCGATTTTGTGACGACATCATCTTCGAGATCTTGACTCGCGTGCCGCTGGAGACCCTGGGGATGTGTAGAGCGGTGAGCCGACAATGGAACAGAATCACTAACGAGCCAAGCTTCAGGGATCTTCACCGCCGTCGAACCCGGACGTTTGCCGGTTACTTCCTCCAGGGCTTGACTTCGAGCATCGAGCCGACATTCGTGCCAGCAGACGGGGAAACACCTCATGACAATGACATGTCCC AGTTCTTGCCCCGCTCCCAGACCGTGAGTATCGCGGCGTGTGATTGTGGGATACTGCTCTGTTTCTGCACGAATAAAAGTATCTGCTACGTCTGTAAGCCGAGTACCAAGGAATGGGTAAGGATACCGGACCCAGAGACCCAGTGGCACTCCACGGCAATAACCTCCATGGCGGTGGTTAGGTCGTCGAAACCCAATCATCTGCACTTCAAAATACTTCGAATCTCGAAGGGCTACTTCCAATCTGATCAGAAGAAGCGTCGGTGCGATATTTTCGACTCAAGGGATTGGGCATGGAAGCAACTACCAGACATGGTTATTCCGTGCGATTACGTGTTTGGTTGCGACAAACCAGTTGTGGTTGGAGGAAGAGCTTTCTGGCTCGAGCAGCACGGGCACGTGTTCATGTTCGATATGTACGAGGAGACCTGGCGTATCCTTCCGGCATCGGTCCCGGTTTTCGAGAGCTGGTATCGTCCGCGACTCTTGAACTACCAAGGGAAGCTCGGCCTGCTATTAATGGGCAATGGCGTCTGCATGGAACTCTCTGTGATGGAGGATCTCCGTGACCCAATCCTTTGGAAGGAAAGAAACAATGTCTGCTTGGAAGGGGTCGGCTGCCCAGAGGAACTTTACAGTGCTAATGTTCGTTGGGCTTATGTTGGGTGGGGAGAAGAGGCTTTCAGGTTCAAAGTCGGCGGATCCCAGCCCCATGGCGCTGGAAAAAGGTTCGAAGAGGAGAAGTACGCGATCGTCGACCATGTTTTCCCTTTCTATTCCGATTATGAGCCGAGCAATTTAAGGGCTCCCAGTCGTTACAGCCGGTGGATATCTTTCTGTCCATTTATGGGCTTGTAG